From Arthrobacter sp. FW306-2-2C-D06B, a single genomic window includes:
- the dapF gene encoding diaminopimelate epimerase, producing the protein MDETLAFSAPQPAAAGGAVPASGLHGLAFSKGHGTGNDFVLIADPEDAHQISPEQVAALCDRHVGIGGDGLIRAVPSRFLSEGLQLLEADSDAEWFMDYRNGDGSLSEMCGNGVRVFVQFLIEQGLVTLNAGESLTIGTRGGIKKIVRTAEGFAVDMGPWEFIFPKDATSKAMDSLVSADGLEVARPALSVSMGNPHTVVALAELSELKSTQLFKAPVVDPKPANGTNVEFVVPAEPLVHDGTGNITMRVHERGVGETQSCGTGACAAAVAIRHWAGEGAPDTWRVKVPGGVVGVRFFPGESGREHVELSGPAVIVASGTLS; encoded by the coding sequence ATGGATGAAACCCTCGCATTTTCCGCCCCGCAGCCTGCCGCTGCCGGCGGTGCCGTACCCGCCTCCGGTCTTCACGGCCTGGCGTTCTCCAAGGGGCACGGTACGGGCAACGACTTCGTCCTCATAGCGGACCCCGAAGACGCGCACCAGATTTCCCCGGAGCAGGTCGCGGCACTTTGTGACCGCCACGTGGGCATCGGCGGGGACGGGCTCATCCGGGCGGTCCCGTCACGGTTCCTGTCCGAAGGACTTCAGCTGCTCGAAGCAGACTCCGATGCCGAGTGGTTCATGGACTACCGCAACGGCGACGGGTCCCTGTCCGAGATGTGCGGCAACGGCGTCCGCGTCTTCGTCCAATTCCTGATCGAGCAGGGCCTTGTCACGCTCAACGCCGGTGAATCCCTGACTATCGGGACGCGCGGCGGCATCAAGAAGATTGTCCGGACCGCTGAGGGCTTTGCGGTGGACATGGGTCCTTGGGAGTTCATTTTCCCCAAGGATGCCACCAGCAAGGCCATGGACTCCCTCGTCAGCGCCGACGGACTGGAGGTCGCCCGGCCTGCCCTTTCCGTCAGCATGGGCAACCCGCACACCGTAGTTGCATTGGCCGAACTGTCCGAACTCAAATCCACGCAGCTCTTCAAGGCGCCCGTCGTTGATCCCAAGCCGGCCAACGGCACCAACGTCGAGTTCGTGGTTCCCGCGGAGCCCCTCGTTCACGACGGCACAGGCAACATCACCATGCGGGTCCACGAACGCGGCGTCGGCGAGACCCAGTCGTGCGGCACCGGGGCCTGCGCGGCCGCCGTCGCCATCCGCCACTGGGCCGGGGAAGGCGCTCCCGACACTTGGCGCGTCAAGGTGCCGGGCGGCGTCGTCGGCGTGCGGTTCTTCCCGGGAGAAAGCGGCCGTGAACACGTGGAGCTCAGCGGCCCCGCCGTGATCGTCGCTAGCGGGACGCTTTCCTGA
- a CDS encoding ATP-dependent DNA helicase has translation MVDPEAGERGETVGERTALALLDKAVAGMGGQNRTGQHQMARQVARAIETGEHLLVQAGTGTGKSLAYLIPLIAHAMESNKPALVSTATLALQTQIVGRDLPRLLETINPELERPVSIALVKGRANYVCRHKLEGGFPSEEPAEGQLFSLGEDTSVPHLAAAMGGPASQLGKEVLRLREWAGKTATGDRDELMPGVTDRAWRQVSVTSMECLGAQKCPMAEECFSELARHRAAESDVVVTNHAMLAVSAFEGLAVLPEYDVVVVDEAHELQDRVTGAVSGQLSVAMIHAAASSARKHTAITVDALNAAADRLELAIIGAPSGLLPNGLNDEQLDCVDQLREACRAALSDSKGDSSNSVDGGRQLARSRLMLILELCERLLSARENREVVWLSRNSTFDPQQGYTAPDEDSPALVNIAPLSVAGRLREGLFAGHTVVLTSATLAIGSAFEATAGGLGLTGQGAPSWTGVDVGSPFDYPKQGMLYVAKHLPKPGRGTSPEALDELEELIKASHGGALCLFSSRRAAEDAAEAMRSRLDVDILCQGESTMAALVRQFAEEEDTCLFGTMSLWQGVDVPGGSCRLVVIDRIPFPRPDDPLMTARSRAVAQAGGNGFMAVSATHAAIRLAQGAGRLIRSTGDKGVVAVLDSRLSTERYGNFLRAALPPFWPTTDRSVVRGALERLYAESAKA, from the coding sequence ATGGTTGATCCAGAGGCGGGGGAGCGCGGCGAAACCGTGGGGGAACGGACCGCCCTCGCACTCCTGGACAAAGCCGTCGCCGGTATGGGCGGCCAAAACCGCACGGGCCAACACCAGATGGCCAGGCAGGTGGCGCGGGCGATCGAGACCGGTGAACACCTCCTGGTCCAGGCGGGCACGGGCACGGGCAAGTCCCTCGCGTACTTGATTCCGCTGATTGCGCACGCGATGGAGAGCAACAAGCCTGCGCTCGTGTCCACGGCCACCCTCGCCCTGCAGACGCAGATCGTGGGCCGGGATTTGCCCCGGCTCCTGGAGACGATCAATCCGGAGTTGGAGCGCCCGGTCAGCATCGCGCTGGTCAAGGGCCGGGCCAATTATGTCTGCCGGCACAAGCTGGAGGGCGGGTTCCCCAGCGAGGAGCCGGCGGAGGGGCAGTTGTTCTCCCTCGGCGAGGACACGAGCGTTCCGCATCTCGCCGCAGCCATGGGCGGCCCGGCCTCACAGCTTGGCAAGGAAGTCCTGAGGCTGCGTGAGTGGGCCGGGAAGACCGCCACGGGGGACCGGGACGAACTCATGCCGGGCGTGACAGACCGGGCCTGGCGCCAAGTATCCGTCACGTCGATGGAATGCCTCGGGGCGCAGAAGTGTCCCATGGCGGAGGAGTGCTTCAGCGAGCTGGCGCGCCACCGTGCTGCGGAGTCCGACGTCGTGGTCACCAATCACGCGATGCTCGCAGTCAGCGCCTTCGAAGGCCTCGCCGTGCTGCCCGAATACGACGTCGTCGTGGTGGACGAGGCCCACGAGCTCCAGGACCGCGTGACCGGTGCCGTGTCCGGGCAACTGTCCGTGGCGATGATCCATGCCGCGGCCTCGAGCGCCCGCAAACACACTGCCATCACCGTGGACGCGCTGAACGCCGCAGCCGACCGTTTGGAACTCGCGATCATCGGTGCGCCGTCGGGCCTTCTGCCCAACGGGCTCAATGACGAACAACTTGATTGCGTGGACCAGCTCCGGGAAGCCTGCCGTGCAGCGCTTTCCGACTCGAAGGGGGATTCGTCCAATTCGGTCGACGGCGGACGCCAGCTCGCGCGCTCCCGGCTGATGTTGATCCTCGAGCTGTGCGAACGGCTGCTCTCGGCCCGGGAAAACCGGGAAGTCGTGTGGCTCTCCAGGAACAGTACCTTCGATCCGCAGCAGGGCTACACGGCGCCGGACGAGGATTCGCCTGCGCTCGTCAACATCGCGCCGCTCAGCGTTGCCGGACGCCTGAGGGAAGGTCTCTTCGCCGGCCATACCGTGGTGTTGACCTCTGCCACCTTGGCTATCGGCTCTGCATTCGAGGCCACAGCCGGAGGACTGGGCCTGACTGGCCAAGGCGCCCCCAGCTGGACCGGCGTGGATGTAGGCTCGCCCTTCGACTACCCGAAGCAAGGCATGCTGTACGTCGCCAAGCACCTGCCCAAGCCAGGGCGCGGCACCTCGCCCGAAGCGCTTGACGAGCTTGAAGAGCTCATCAAGGCCTCGCACGGCGGGGCCTTGTGCCTCTTTTCATCCCGACGTGCGGCGGAGGACGCGGCGGAAGCGATGCGGTCACGCCTGGATGTGGACATCCTGTGCCAAGGCGAATCGACCATGGCCGCGCTGGTGAGGCAGTTTGCCGAGGAGGAAGACACGTGCCTGTTCGGCACCATGTCCCTTTGGCAGGGTGTTGACGTTCCGGGCGGTTCATGCCGGCTGGTCGTGATTGACCGGATACCGTTCCCTCGTCCGGACGATCCGCTGATGACGGCACGGTCCCGCGCGGTGGCGCAGGCCGGCGGCAACGGTTTCATGGCGGTTTCGGCGACGCACGCCGCCATCCGGCTGGCACAGGGCGCCGGCCGTCTCATCCGCTCAACAGGGGACAAGGGCGTCGTGGCAGTCCTGGATTCTCGGCTTTCGACGGAGCGCTACGGCAATTTCCTCCGGGCAGCGTTGCCGCCCTTCTGGCCCACCACGGACCGTTCAGTAGTGCGCGGTGCGCTCGAACGGCTTTACGCCGAGTCGGCCAAGGCCTAA
- the miaB gene encoding tRNA (N6-isopentenyl adenosine(37)-C2)-methylthiotransferase MiaB produces MNVHDSERMAGLLEDAGYVPFDGGVADVVVFNTCAVRENADNKLYGNLGELKQVKAAHPGMQIAVGGCLAQKDRETIVRKAPWVDAVFGTHNVGALPALLDRARHNNEAQLEILESLDVFPSTLPTKRDSVYSGWVSISVGCNNTCTFCIVPSLRGKEKDRRPGEILAEIQALVDDGAVEVTLLGQNVNSYGVEFGDRLAFSKLLRACGDIEGLERVRFTSPHPAAFTDDVIDAMAETPNVMPQLHMPLQSGSDKVLKDMRRSYRSTKFLGILDKVRDRIPHAAITTDIIVGFPGETEADFQDTLDVVEKSRFASAFTFQYSKRPGTPAAELPEQLPKAVVQERYERLTALQDRIAAEENAKQLGRRVELLVTAQSGRKAEETHRLSGRSQDQRLVHFSVPEGAETPRPGDFVTVTITGAAAFHLVSDPATTADYSLRRSRAGDAWDRSQADSCGVPAPGAAGAGIGSAGSKGVSLGMPSLPVRRG; encoded by the coding sequence ATGAATGTCCATGACTCCGAGCGCATGGCCGGACTCCTGGAGGATGCAGGATACGTACCTTTCGATGGCGGCGTCGCCGACGTCGTGGTCTTCAACACCTGCGCAGTCCGCGAGAACGCCGACAACAAGCTTTACGGCAACCTCGGGGAACTCAAGCAGGTCAAGGCTGCCCATCCGGGCATGCAGATCGCCGTGGGCGGATGCCTGGCGCAAAAGGACCGCGAAACCATCGTGCGCAAGGCTCCGTGGGTGGATGCGGTGTTCGGAACCCACAATGTGGGGGCGCTCCCGGCGTTGCTGGACAGGGCCCGCCACAACAACGAGGCACAGCTCGAAATCCTGGAATCGCTCGACGTCTTTCCCTCCACCTTGCCGACCAAGCGTGACTCCGTGTACTCGGGATGGGTTTCCATCTCCGTCGGGTGCAACAACACCTGCACGTTCTGCATCGTCCCGTCGCTCCGCGGCAAGGAAAAGGACCGCCGTCCCGGCGAGATCCTGGCGGAAATCCAGGCCTTGGTGGACGACGGCGCCGTCGAGGTCACCCTGCTCGGCCAAAACGTGAACTCCTACGGCGTGGAATTCGGGGACCGCCTGGCTTTCTCCAAACTGTTGCGCGCCTGCGGTGACATCGAAGGCCTTGAGCGTGTCCGCTTCACGAGCCCGCACCCGGCTGCCTTCACTGACGACGTCATCGACGCGATGGCCGAGACCCCCAACGTCATGCCGCAATTGCACATGCCACTCCAGTCCGGCTCGGACAAGGTCCTCAAGGACATGCGCCGCTCCTACCGCTCCACCAAGTTCCTGGGGATCCTGGACAAGGTCCGTGACAGGATTCCCCACGCCGCGATTACCACCGACATCATCGTGGGCTTCCCCGGGGAGACCGAAGCGGACTTCCAAGACACGCTCGACGTCGTCGAGAAGTCGCGCTTCGCCTCAGCCTTCACGTTCCAGTACTCCAAGCGGCCAGGCACCCCCGCCGCGGAGCTTCCGGAACAGCTCCCCAAGGCCGTTGTCCAGGAACGCTACGAGCGGCTGACCGCCCTCCAGGACCGCATCGCGGCCGAGGAGAACGCGAAACAGCTCGGACGCCGGGTTGAACTCCTGGTCACGGCCCAGTCCGGACGCAAGGCAGAAGAAACGCATCGCTTGTCCGGCCGCTCCCAGGACCAGCGGCTGGTCCACTTCTCCGTGCCCGAAGGCGCAGAGACCCCGCGGCCCGGCGACTTCGTCACCGTGACGATCACCGGGGCTGCTGCCTTCCACCTCGTCTCCGATCCGGCAACGACGGCGGACTACAGCTTGCGGCGCTCCCGTGCGGGCGACGCGTGGGACCGTTCGCAGGCCGATTCCTGCGGCGTTCCGGCACCGGGTGCTGCGGGCGCCGGCATCGGGTCCGCAGGGTCGAAGGGCGTCTCCCTCGGCATGCCGTCGCTTCCCGTGCGGCGCGGCTAG
- the miaA gene encoding tRNA (adenosine(37)-N6)-dimethylallyltransferase MiaA produces MAAVPAGSADPNPPVIAVVGPTGSGKSDLAVHLALAIDGEVINADAMQFYRGMDIGTAKISVPERRGVPHHLLDTMDVTEEASVSAFQADCRAAIRDIHHRGKRAILVGGSGLYVRAALDVLEFPGTDPGVRQRLEQEHEASGLPGLQERLQRVDPVSAGRLGDARRVIRALEVFELTGRPFSSFMPKREYFQPAVQIGLDVDRGVLRERLAERVLGMVDAGLLGEVARLDAAGLRQGKTASRALGYAQFLRVLDGESDPATAAEETTVATRQFARRQLTWFRADPRIHWLGWQDPDLVAKAAEICASPASVI; encoded by the coding sequence ATGGCAGCAGTACCGGCCGGATCAGCGGATCCGAATCCGCCGGTGATCGCCGTCGTCGGACCCACCGGTTCCGGTAAGTCCGATCTCGCCGTCCACCTGGCCCTCGCGATCGACGGCGAGGTCATCAACGCCGATGCCATGCAGTTCTACCGCGGAATGGATATCGGCACGGCCAAGATCAGCGTCCCCGAACGCAGGGGAGTGCCCCACCACCTCCTGGACACGATGGATGTCACCGAGGAAGCCAGCGTCTCCGCTTTCCAGGCCGACTGCCGGGCCGCGATCCGTGATATCCATCACCGCGGCAAGCGTGCCATCCTGGTGGGCGGCTCCGGGCTTTATGTCCGGGCAGCGTTGGATGTCCTGGAATTTCCCGGCACGGACCCCGGTGTACGGCAACGGCTGGAGCAGGAGCACGAGGCATCCGGCCTCCCAGGCCTCCAGGAGCGCCTGCAACGCGTCGACCCCGTGTCCGCCGGAAGGCTCGGTGACGCACGCCGCGTCATCCGCGCGCTGGAAGTCTTCGAGCTCACGGGGCGCCCGTTCAGCTCGTTCATGCCGAAGCGAGAGTATTTCCAGCCGGCCGTGCAGATAGGGCTCGACGTCGACCGCGGAGTACTGCGCGAGCGTTTGGCCGAGCGCGTCCTGGGGATGGTCGACGCGGGACTTCTTGGAGAGGTCGCCCGGCTGGACGCCGCCGGACTGCGACAAGGCAAGACGGCGTCGCGGGCGCTCGGATATGCCCAGTTCCTGAGGGTCCTCGACGGCGAGTCCGACCCGGCTACCGCGGCTGAAGAAACCACCGTGGCGACCCGCCAATTCGCCCGCCGCCAGCTCACCTGGTTCCGGGCCGACCCCCGGATCCATTGGCTTGGCTGGCAGGATCCGGATTTGGTGGCCAAAGCGGCAGAAATCTGCGCGAGTCCGGCGTCGGTGATTTAG
- the hflX gene encoding GTPase HflX, with product MTTQKNTGPDSDAQDMSPEEIQAVIDRILSKDAPAIVQDRDEPRGVFGKAQAISRLDEEHSIYDGDQEDLAERRALGRTAGLSTELEDVTEVEYRQLRLERVVLAGLWTEGTLADAENSLRELAALAETAGSEVLDGIVQRRMKPDPGTFLGSGKAMELKEIVMSTGADTVVVDAELAPSQRRGLEDIVKVKVVDRTTLILDIFAQHAKSREGKAQVELAQLEYLLPRLRGWGDSMSRQAGGQVGGAGAGMGSRGPGETKIELDRRRIRTRMAKLRREIAAMKPSRETKRANRRRNAVPSVAIAGYTNAGKSSLLNRLTDAGVLVENALFATLDPTVRKAQTPDGIGYTLSDTVGFVRSMPTQLVEAFRSTLEEVADADLILHVVDVSHPDPEGQIAAVRKVFSEVDARKIPEIIVLNKTDVADPFVVERLKQKEPRHVVVSTRTGQGIAELLGAISEAIPRPGVRLEVLIPYNRGELINKLHNTDAEILSLEHEEEGTRVVAMVHENLAAELESFVNNG from the coding sequence ATGACCACGCAGAAGAACACCGGACCCGATTCCGACGCCCAGGACATGAGTCCTGAAGAAATCCAGGCTGTCATCGACCGGATTCTCTCCAAGGACGCACCTGCCATAGTCCAGGACCGCGACGAACCCCGGGGCGTGTTTGGCAAGGCCCAGGCGATTTCCCGACTGGACGAAGAACACAGCATCTACGACGGCGATCAAGAGGATCTGGCCGAGCGCCGGGCCCTGGGCCGTACTGCGGGCCTGTCCACGGAACTTGAAGATGTCACAGAGGTCGAATACCGGCAGCTGCGCCTTGAGCGCGTCGTGCTGGCAGGCCTTTGGACCGAAGGCACCCTGGCCGACGCCGAGAATTCCCTGAGGGAACTTGCCGCCCTGGCCGAAACGGCAGGCTCGGAAGTCCTGGACGGGATCGTCCAGCGCCGCATGAAGCCGGACCCAGGCACGTTCCTTGGCTCAGGCAAGGCCATGGAGCTCAAGGAAATTGTCATGTCCACCGGCGCGGACACCGTGGTGGTCGACGCCGAACTGGCACCGTCCCAAAGGCGCGGCCTTGAGGACATCGTCAAGGTCAAGGTGGTGGACCGCACCACGTTGATCCTCGACATCTTCGCGCAGCATGCCAAGAGCCGCGAGGGCAAGGCCCAGGTTGAGCTTGCACAGCTGGAATACCTGTTGCCGCGCCTGCGTGGCTGGGGCGATTCCATGTCGCGCCAAGCCGGTGGCCAGGTGGGTGGTGCAGGCGCCGGCATGGGTTCCCGTGGTCCTGGTGAAACCAAGATCGAACTGGACCGCCGTCGAATCCGCACACGCATGGCCAAGCTGCGGCGTGAAATTGCCGCGATGAAGCCATCGCGCGAGACCAAGCGGGCCAACCGCCGTCGTAACGCCGTTCCTTCGGTCGCCATCGCCGGCTACACGAACGCCGGAAAGTCGTCCCTGCTCAACCGCTTGACGGATGCCGGTGTCCTCGTGGAGAACGCGTTGTTCGCCACCCTGGATCCGACGGTCCGGAAGGCCCAGACGCCTGACGGGATCGGCTACACGCTCTCGGACACCGTCGGCTTCGTGCGTTCGATGCCCACCCAGCTCGTGGAGGCTTTCCGCTCGACGCTGGAAGAGGTGGCTGACGCCGATCTGATTCTCCACGTGGTGGACGTTTCGCATCCCGATCCGGAAGGCCAGATCGCGGCTGTCCGCAAGGTATTCAGCGAAGTGGATGCCCGGAAGATCCCGGAAATCATCGTCCTGAACAAGACGGACGTCGCGGATCCGTTCGTCGTGGAGCGGCTCAAGCAAAAAGAGCCACGCCACGTCGTCGTGTCCACCCGCACAGGACAGGGCATTGCCGAACTCCTCGGAGCCATCAGCGAAGCCATCCCGCGCCCTGGCGTGCGCCTTGAGGTTCTGATTCCCTACAACCGGGGCGAGCTCATCAACAAGCTGCACAACACCGACGCCGAAATCCTCAGCCTTGAGCATGAGGAGGAAGGTACCCGCGTGGTGGCCATGGTCCATGAGAACCTGGCAGCCGAGTTGGAGTCGTTCGTCAACAATGGTTGA
- a CDS encoding class I SAM-dependent methyltransferase, whose translation MESAHYFSAQPAGPFTRKPLTVELAGATRRLQTSGGIFSPDGIDKGTAILLSEVPPPAPQGNLLDIGCGWGPIALTMGLMAPHARVHAVDVNERCVTLTNENAALLELGNVTASLPDDVDPAVMFDTIWSNPPIRIGKDELHNLLLRWLPRLAPGGNAWLVVQKNLGADSLQRWLADTLDGSFSISRESTSKSFRVLRIRKASR comes from the coding sequence ATGGAGTCAGCTCACTATTTCAGCGCACAGCCCGCGGGGCCGTTCACCCGCAAGCCCCTCACGGTGGAACTGGCCGGCGCGACCCGCCGGCTCCAGACATCGGGCGGCATCTTCAGCCCCGACGGGATCGACAAGGGAACAGCGATCCTGCTTTCCGAGGTTCCACCGCCGGCACCGCAGGGAAATCTGCTGGACATCGGCTGCGGCTGGGGTCCCATTGCGTTGACGATGGGGCTCATGGCTCCGCACGCGCGCGTCCATGCCGTTGATGTCAACGAGCGCTGCGTCACCTTGACCAACGAGAATGCCGCCCTGCTGGAGCTCGGGAATGTCACTGCGAGCCTGCCCGACGACGTCGACCCTGCCGTGATGTTCGACACCATCTGGTCAAACCCGCCCATCCGGATCGGCAAGGATGAACTCCACAATCTGCTGCTCAGGTGGCTGCCGCGGCTCGCTCCGGGTGGAAATGCCTGGCTTGTGGTGCAGAAAAACCTTGGAGCGGACTCGCTTCAGCGTTGGCTGGCCGATACCCTCGACGGTTCCTTCTCGATATCCCGGGAAAGTACGTCGAAATCCTTCCGCGTGCTGCGGATCAGGAAAGCGTCCCGCTAG
- the lexA gene encoding transcriptional repressor LexA produces the protein MAAKATGSGPASARSQQPQKAPKSLTVRQKKILETIQRSVNDHGYPPSMREIGDTVGLASLSSVTHQLSQLEKLGYLRRDPKRPRAMEVLMPLTLDGGSVIPGVESPAKLRSAGGLAVTELASASDTAMVPLVGRIAAGGPILADQTVEDVLPLPRQLVGHGELFMLRVAGDSMIDAAICDGDWVVVRRQNDALNGDIVAALLDDEATVKTFRQRDGHTWLLPQNTQYEPILGDHATIMGKVVSVLRSL, from the coding sequence ATGGCAGCGAAAGCCACTGGCAGCGGGCCGGCCTCAGCGCGGAGCCAGCAGCCGCAGAAGGCCCCCAAGAGCCTGACCGTCCGCCAGAAGAAAATCCTGGAGACCATCCAACGTTCGGTGAACGATCATGGTTATCCGCCGTCGATGCGTGAAATCGGGGACACCGTCGGCTTGGCGAGCCTGTCCAGCGTCACGCACCAGCTGTCACAGCTCGAGAAGCTCGGCTATCTTCGTCGCGATCCCAAGCGCCCGCGGGCAATGGAAGTACTCATGCCGTTGACCCTCGACGGCGGCTCTGTCATACCCGGTGTTGAATCGCCGGCGAAACTCCGCAGCGCGGGCGGCCTGGCCGTCACGGAACTCGCGAGTGCGAGTGACACGGCCATGGTCCCCCTCGTCGGACGCATTGCTGCCGGTGGACCCATCCTGGCTGACCAGACCGTTGAAGACGTATTGCCTCTGCCCCGCCAATTGGTAGGCCATGGCGAGCTCTTCATGCTGAGAGTCGCTGGTGATTCCATGATCGACGCCGCTATCTGCGATGGAGACTGGGTGGTGGTTCGGCGTCAGAACGACGCACTCAACGGCGACATCGTGGCCGCGCTCCTGGACGACGAAGCCACTGTCAAGACCTTCCGCCAGCGCGACGGCCACACGTGGCTGCTCCCCCAGAACACCCAGTACGAGCCCATCCTCGGGGACCATGCCACGATCATGGGCAAGGTTGTTTCGGTCCTGCGCTCCCTTTAG
- a CDS encoding LysM peptidoglycan-binding domain-containing protein — MSAITITHRSGRSTAPGRLRLTRRGRMVFFGVPAMLLVAVLLSLAGFLNSPAKAADSAAELQPTSSTSVTVQVGQSLWGIAGIAAPSRDPRDVVAEIIQLNNLQDGRIVPGQQLFIPAT; from the coding sequence ATGTCCGCAATCACCATCACCCACCGGTCCGGCCGCAGTACGGCACCGGGCCGGCTTCGCCTGACCCGCCGGGGCCGCATGGTCTTCTTCGGCGTCCCGGCAATGCTCTTGGTCGCAGTGCTGCTCAGCCTGGCGGGATTCCTGAATTCGCCGGCCAAGGCTGCAGATTCCGCCGCCGAGCTGCAGCCCACCTCGAGTACGAGCGTCACGGTACAAGTGGGCCAGTCGTTGTGGGGGATTGCGGGAATCGCCGCACCGTCCCGGGATCCACGTGACGTAGTTGCCGAGATTATCCAGCTGAACAACCTTCAGGACGGCCGCATCGTGCCGGGCCAGCAACTGTTCATTCCGGCCACTTAA
- a CDS encoding histidinol-phosphate transaminase: protein MSDQLERLDRLPLRTNLRGLSPYGAPQLDVPILLNVNENTHGVPADVQAAITEAVAAAAVGLNRYPDREFTELREALAEYLGHDLAAENIWAANGSNEVLQQILQVFGGPGRTALGFPPTYSMYPLLASGTDTGYIAGVRAEDYGLDAASAAAQVRELKPNVVFLCSPNNPTGTGLGLDVVEAVYEAGEASQTVVIVDEAYHEFAHDNTPSALTLLPGRARLIVSRTMSKAFALAGARIGYMAAAPEVADAIRLVRLPYHLSAITQATALAALRHREALMADVEDIKVQRDRIVSELSRMGFKPAASDSNYVFFGGIEDPHALWQGLLERGVLIRDVGIPGHLRVTAGTEPETTAFLEALEALLDGQVSAPA, encoded by the coding sequence GTGAGTGACCAGCTTGAGCGACTTGACCGACTTCCCCTCCGGACCAACCTCCGCGGCCTGAGCCCGTATGGCGCACCGCAGCTTGATGTTCCGATTCTGCTCAACGTCAACGAAAACACGCATGGCGTGCCTGCCGATGTCCAGGCAGCCATCACCGAGGCGGTAGCGGCAGCCGCCGTCGGACTGAACCGCTATCCCGACCGCGAATTCACCGAACTACGCGAGGCCCTTGCTGAATACCTCGGCCATGACCTCGCGGCCGAGAACATCTGGGCAGCCAACGGCTCCAATGAAGTGCTGCAGCAGATCCTCCAGGTCTTCGGTGGTCCGGGCCGGACCGCGCTCGGTTTCCCGCCCACGTACTCGATGTACCCATTGCTGGCCAGCGGAACCGACACGGGATACATCGCGGGAGTCCGCGCTGAAGACTATGGACTCGATGCGGCCTCGGCCGCCGCGCAGGTTCGCGAACTCAAACCGAATGTCGTGTTCCTCTGCTCCCCGAACAACCCCACCGGCACGGGGCTCGGGCTGGACGTCGTCGAAGCCGTGTACGAGGCGGGCGAGGCGAGCCAGACCGTGGTGATCGTGGACGAGGCATACCACGAGTTCGCCCACGACAACACGCCGAGCGCGTTGACGCTCCTCCCTGGACGGGCGCGCCTTATCGTCTCCCGGACCATGAGCAAGGCCTTCGCCCTCGCCGGTGCACGCATCGGCTACATGGCGGCTGCCCCCGAGGTCGCCGACGCGATCCGCTTGGTCCGCCTTCCGTATCACCTTTCCGCCATCACCCAGGCAACCGCGCTGGCCGCACTCCGGCACCGTGAAGCCCTCATGGCCGACGTCGAGGACATCAAGGTCCAGCGCGATCGCATTGTCAGCGAGTTGAGCCGCATGGGCTTCAAGCCGGCCGCCTCGGATTCGAACTATGTGTTCTTCGGCGGAATCGAAGACCCCCATGCCCTGTGGCAAGGCCTCTTGGAGCGCGGGGTCCTGATCCGCGACGTCGGCATACCGGGCCACCTCCGCGTCACAGCCGGTACGGAGCCTGAGACCACCGCGTTCCTCGAGGCGCTCGAAGCCTTGCTGGACGGCCAGGTCTCCGCACCGGCCTAG
- the hisB gene encoding imidazoleglycerol-phosphate dehydratase HisB, whose amino-acid sequence MSENGASTAAARTARMERTTSESSVLVEINLDGTGVSDISTSVPFYDHMLTALCKHSLIDMTVKATGDTHIDAHHTVEDVAITFGEVLRTALGDKAGIRRFGEATVPLDEALAHAVVDVSGRPYLVHGGEPAGQEYHLIGGHFTGSLTRHVFEAITLHAGICLHMNVLAGRDPHHIVEAQFKAFARALRSAVESDPRVEGIPSTKGAL is encoded by the coding sequence ATGAGCGAAAACGGCGCCAGCACGGCGGCCGCCCGGACAGCACGAATGGAACGCACCACGAGCGAATCCTCCGTCCTGGTTGAAATCAACCTCGACGGCACGGGAGTCTCGGATATCAGTACCTCGGTGCCGTTCTATGACCACATGCTGACGGCGCTCTGCAAGCATTCGCTCATCGACATGACCGTCAAGGCGACCGGAGACACCCACATAGACGCCCACCACACCGTGGAGGACGTTGCTATCACCTTCGGTGAGGTCCTCCGCACCGCCTTGGGTGACAAAGCGGGTATCCGGCGCTTCGGCGAGGCCACGGTGCCTTTGGATGAAGCGCTGGCCCACGCCGTCGTCGACGTCTCCGGACGCCCTTACCTCGTTCATGGCGGTGAGCCCGCCGGCCAGGAATACCACCTGATCGGTGGACACTTCACTGGTTCGCTGACCCGCCACGTGTTCGAGGCCATCACCCTGCACGCCGGCATCTGCCTTCACATGAATGTCCTGGCCGGCCGGGATCCGCACCACATCGTGGAGGCCCAGTTCAAGGCGTTCGCCCGCGCGCTCCGCTCCGCCGTTGAGTCCGACCCCCGCGTCGAAGGCATTCCGTCCACCAAGGGCGCCTTGTGA